From Candidatus Neomarinimicrobiota bacterium, a single genomic window includes:
- a CDS encoding L-lysine 6-transaminase, producing the protein MNINASKVKDSLSHHILADGMDMIFDEEKSEGSCFVDKRDGRKFVDLFSFFASSPVGFNHHRIREASDKLGKIAKHKPTLSDVYTDTFAEFVETFSNFGIPEELQHAFFIEGGALGVENALKAAFDWKVRKNLAKGKGEKGSKVIHFKNAFHGRTGYTLSLTNTGEHKIMYFPKFDWPRISAPAIQFPLEDNEEQIIAAENKSLEEIKSALSQNPDDIAALIIEPIQSEGGDNHFRGEFLAELRTLADESEFMLIFDEVQTGVGLTGKFWAYENSDTIPDMISFGKKMQVCGFLAGKRLDEVEDNVFQSSGRINSTFGGNIVDMARTSIYLNIIKDENLLQNAETVGNHLLYRIQALQDEFNGFVSNARGKGLLCAFDLPTAKERDDIVNKIIENGAIILGCGERTIRFRPSLTISTDDIDKGIDCIEKSLKSHYS; encoded by the coding sequence ATGAATATCAATGCAAGCAAAGTTAAGGATTCCTTATCTCATCATATCCTTGCAGATGGAATGGATATGATATTTGATGAAGAAAAAAGTGAAGGCTCATGTTTTGTAGATAAAAGAGACGGAAGAAAATTCGTTGATCTGTTTTCCTTTTTTGCATCTTCCCCTGTTGGCTTCAATCATCATCGAATACGGGAAGCAAGCGATAAATTAGGTAAAATAGCAAAACATAAACCTACCCTTTCCGATGTTTACACCGATACTTTTGCTGAATTTGTCGAAACATTTAGTAATTTTGGAATACCCGAAGAATTGCAACACGCATTTTTCATTGAAGGTGGTGCTCTTGGTGTAGAAAATGCCTTGAAAGCCGCTTTCGACTGGAAAGTTAGAAAAAATCTGGCTAAAGGAAAGGGAGAGAAAGGCTCAAAAGTAATTCACTTTAAAAACGCTTTTCATGGAAGAACGGGCTATACTCTTTCATTGACGAACACCGGCGAACACAAAATTATGTATTTCCCAAAATTTGATTGGCCGAGGATAAGCGCTCCCGCAATCCAATTTCCGTTAGAGGATAATGAAGAACAGATCATTGCGGCAGAAAACAAATCTCTCGAGGAGATAAAATCCGCTCTCTCTCAAAATCCGGATGATATTGCGGCGCTCATAATTGAGCCAATACAATCAGAAGGCGGAGATAATCATTTTCGCGGTGAATTTCTTGCTGAATTGCGGACATTAGCTGATGAATCGGAATTTATGTTGATCTTTGACGAGGTTCAAACGGGAGTCGGGCTCACCGGTAAATTCTGGGCGTATGAAAATTCTGACACTATTCCTGATATGATTTCTTTTGGTAAGAAGATGCAGGTATGTGGATTCCTTGCCGGTAAAAGATTGGACGAAGTTGAGGATAACGTATTTCAGTCATCCGGCAGAATTAACTCCACATTTGGCGGTAATATTGTGGATATGGCGAGAACATCTATCTATCTCAATATTATCAAAGATGAAAATCTGCTGCAAAATGCTGAAACGGTGGGGAATCATCTCCTATACAGAATACAAGCTCTTCAGGATGAGTTCAACGGTTTTGTTTCAAATGCTCGTGGGAAAGGATTGTTATGCGCATTTGATCTGCCGACAGCGAAAGAAAGAGATGATATTGTCAATAAGATAATAGAGAACGGCGCTATTATTCTCGGCTGCGGCGAAAGAACCATAAGATTTCGACCTTCATTAACAATTTCTACAGATGATATTGACAAGGGAATTGACTGTATAGAGAAATCTCTTAAGTCGCACTACTCCTAA
- a CDS encoding aldehyde dehydrogenase family protein — translation MSKKYQNYVDGKWCDAISGETFENRNPANWDELVGTFPSSNEEDVNKAVSAANAAFNEWKQVPAPIRGNMIQKAGDILVERKKEIAELMTREMGKVLLETLGDTQEGIDTAYYSASESRRMFGYTAPSELRDKFNMVIRRPIGTAGVISPWNFPLAIPTWKIFPALTCGNTVVFKPASDTPATATLFVEVLLDAGIPPGVINIVHGGGRSVGTPIVEHENIDLISFTGSSEVGRMIASSGGRALKRVSLELGGKNAQIVMDDADIDLAIEGVLWGAFGTAGQRCTATSRLILHEAIHDNFIDLLIGKIENLKLGNGLDESVEVGPIVNEDQRKGIDEYVEIGKSEGATLSAGGGFGTGGELDAGWFYKPTLFTDVHPEMRIAKEEIFGPVLSVLKFKTFEEAIDISNNIDYGLSSSIYTKNINNAFKAIKDIDTGITYINGPTIGAECNMPFGGCKDTGNGHREGGSSAFDFFTEEKTVYVDFSGKLQRAQIDNE, via the coding sequence ATGAGTAAAAAGTATCAGAATTATGTTGATGGAAAATGGTGCGACGCCATTAGCGGGGAGACATTCGAAAATAGAAATCCCGCTAATTGGGACGAATTAGTAGGGACTTTTCCAAGTTCAAACGAGGAAGACGTTAACAAGGCGGTTTCCGCTGCTAACGCTGCATTTAACGAATGGAAGCAGGTTCCCGCTCCTATAAGGGGTAATATGATTCAGAAAGCAGGCGATATTCTCGTTGAAAGGAAAAAAGAGATTGCCGAACTAATGACTCGTGAAATGGGTAAGGTGTTGCTTGAAACACTTGGAGATACACAAGAAGGTATTGATACTGCCTATTATTCAGCTTCTGAGAGCAGAAGAATGTTCGGTTACACGGCGCCTTCTGAATTGCGAGATAAGTTTAATATGGTTATTCGGAGACCAATAGGCACTGCCGGAGTCATCTCTCCATGGAATTTCCCTCTTGCAATACCTACCTGGAAGATATTTCCCGCTCTTACCTGCGGCAACACTGTCGTTTTTAAACCTGCATCTGATACTCCCGCCACAGCGACGCTTTTCGTTGAAGTACTGCTTGATGCCGGTATTCCTCCGGGTGTTATCAATATCGTTCACGGTGGCGGCAGAAGCGTGGGAACTCCTATAGTTGAGCATGAAAACATCGACCTGATTTCATTTACCGGTTCTTCGGAGGTCGGCAGAATGATTGCTTCTTCGGGAGGGAGAGCTCTTAAAAGAGTCTCCCTTGAGCTTGGGGGGAAAAATGCTCAAATAGTAATGGATGACGCGGACATTGATTTGGCGATTGAAGGAGTCCTATGGGGAGCATTTGGAACAGCGGGACAACGCTGTACCGCTACAAGCAGATTAATATTACATGAGGCTATTCACGATAATTTCATAGACCTGCTCATAGGGAAAATAGAGAATCTTAAACTCGGAAATGGCTTGGACGAATCAGTTGAAGTGGGTCCCATCGTTAATGAAGATCAGAGGAAAGGCATTGATGAATATGTGGAGATAGGTAAATCCGAGGGAGCAACTCTGTCAGCCGGGGGGGGATTCGGTACCGGCGGAGAACTTGACGCAGGGTGGTTTTATAAACCTACACTGTTCACTGATGTTCATCCCGAAATGAGAATTGCAAAGGAAGAAATATTTGGTCCTGTATTAAGCGTGCTGAAATTCAAGACATTCGAAGAGGCGATAGATATATCTAACAACATTGATTACGGCCTCTCTTCGAGCATTTATACAAAAAACATTAACAATGCGTTTAAGGCGATTAAGGATATTGATACCGGAATAACTTATATCAACGGTCCCACCATCGGAGCTGAATGCAATATGCCGTTCGGCGGATGCAAAGATACAGGTAATGGTCATCGTGAAGGAGGAAGTAGCGCGTTTGATTTCTTCACAGAAGAAAAAACCGTGTATGTAGATTTTTCAGGTAAGCTCCAGAGAGCGCAAATAGATAATGAATGA
- a CDS encoding phosphatidate cytidylyltransferase: MSENSKRILVALAGTPLIIASLYMGNIFFLIIIGIIALVGQKEYYAFASAKGLNPNKSVGHFFAIIILLSFYFHFEAGLINVLIVAVMVSMVIEIFSKHESPIQNSAVTLFSLIYPVILIGTLYPLREIDSTYNDTGFNLVMAIFIGVWLSDISAYYLGKAFGKHKLNERISPKKTWEGAIAGFSASLISMFLMKQTGFLGSSFSIIDISFFAIFGGIGGQFGDLFESMIKRDAGVKDSGSFLPGHGGMLDRFDGVLFAAPLTYIYLLLR; this comes from the coding sequence ATGTCTGAAAATAGTAAACGAATATTAGTAGCTCTTGCAGGCACTCCGTTGATTATCGCATCACTATATATGGGGAATATATTTTTCTTGATAATCATCGGTATAATCGCTCTTGTAGGCCAAAAAGAATATTACGCGTTCGCGTCTGCAAAGGGCTTAAATCCAAATAAATCTGTAGGTCATTTTTTTGCTATCATAATTCTATTATCGTTTTACTTTCATTTCGAAGCCGGTCTGATTAACGTATTGATTGTCGCTGTAATGGTTTCTATGGTTATAGAAATATTTTCCAAACATGAATCCCCCATACAGAACAGCGCGGTGACTTTATTTTCTCTTATTTATCCCGTCATCTTAATTGGAACCTTATATCCACTTAGAGAAATCGATTCAACTTATAATGACACCGGATTTAATCTTGTAATGGCAATATTTATTGGTGTTTGGTTGTCTGATATATCGGCATATTATTTAGGCAAAGCATTCGGAAAACACAAATTGAATGAGCGAATCAGTCCCAAAAAAACGTGGGAGGGTGCAATTGCAGGATTCAGCGCATCGTTAATCTCAATGTTTCTGATGAAGCAGACAGGTTTCTTAGGTTCATCTTTTTCAATTATTGACATTTCCTTTTTTGCGATATTCGGCGGCATTGGAGGACAGTTCGGAGATTTATTCGAATCAATGATAAAAAGAGATGCCGGAGTTAAGGATTCCGGTTCATTTCTGCCCGGTCACGGAGGGATGTTGGATCGGTTCGACGGAGTACTTTTCGCGGCTCCTCTGACTTATATATACTTACTCTTGAGATAA
- a CDS encoding septal ring lytic transglycosylase RlpA family protein, whose protein sequence is MGIIRPILITVILFSIISCSANPRFRAGNINRPQKNTDKNSTGLEKVQYGISSYYGPKFHGKLTANGEIFDMYKISAAHRYLPLGTIIQVRNLDNNKTLRIRINDRGPYVNNRVLDCSYAAALKLDFVEQGTANIKLVVIEMGTGKR, encoded by the coding sequence ATGGGAATAATCCGTCCAATATTGATTACGGTTATATTGTTCTCCATTATATCGTGCTCTGCAAACCCTCGCTTTCGTGCGGGGAATATCAATAGACCGCAAAAAAACACTGACAAAAACAGCACAGGACTCGAAAAAGTACAGTACGGTATATCATCATATTACGGTCCTAAATTTCATGGGAAACTAACCGCAAACGGTGAGATATTTGATATGTATAAAATATCAGCTGCGCATCGGTATTTACCGTTAGGTACTATAATTCAGGTAAGAAACCTCGATAACAATAAAACATTGCGGATAAGAATTAATGACAGGGGACCTTACGTAAATAATCGGGTTCTTGACTGTTCTTACGCGGCTGCGTTGAAGCTCGATTTTGTAGAGCAGGGAACTGCGAATATAAAGTTGGTAGTGATAGAAATGGGTACCGGTAAAAGATAG
- a CDS encoding dihydroorotate dehydrogenase, producing the protein MIEKNTDKWEVDLTVDLGKLKLKNPLFSASGTFGYGDELKGIINPDELGAICTKSITPKAREGNPAPRIAELDYGMLNSIGLANVGLRSFIADKMPYLAELSTNVIVNVAGFSIDDYLEVVIALESEKGIDGYEINISCPNVDGGLEFGSSAKSAEELTKRIRKETERFLMVKLSPNVTDISEIAKAVEGAGADSISLINTLVGMEVDINSELPLLQRKKGGYSGPGIKPVALAMVNSVYQNVKIPVVGIGGIMNASDVVQFMLVGATAVQLGTTNFINPESFSDILDDLINIAESKGLRNISDLTGRLKEWE; encoded by the coding sequence ATGATTGAGAAAAACACAGATAAGTGGGAAGTGGATTTAACTGTTGATCTCGGGAAATTAAAATTAAAAAATCCCTTATTCTCAGCGTCCGGCACATTCGGCTATGGTGATGAATTAAAGGGTATCATAAATCCTGATGAATTAGGAGCTATCTGCACAAAATCCATTACACCAAAGGCACGTGAGGGAAATCCAGCTCCAAGGATTGCGGAACTTGACTATGGAATGTTAAATTCCATAGGGTTGGCTAATGTCGGCTTGCGGTCGTTTATCGCCGATAAGATGCCTTACCTTGCTGAATTATCCACAAATGTAATAGTTAACGTAGCAGGCTTTTCCATTGATGATTATTTGGAAGTTGTAATCGCATTGGAATCTGAAAAAGGAATTGATGGATATGAGATAAACATTTCTTGCCCTAATGTGGATGGAGGCTTGGAATTTGGCAGTTCGGCGAAATCAGCGGAAGAGCTGACTAAGAGGATAAGAAAAGAAACTGAGCGGTTTTTGATGGTAAAATTATCACCGAATGTAACGGATATTTCAGAAATTGCAAAAGCGGTAGAAGGAGCCGGCGCGGATTCTATTTCGCTCATCAATACTCTTGTAGGAATGGAAGTTGATATAAACAGTGAACTGCCGTTGTTACAAAGAAAAAAAGGCGGATATAGCGGTCCCGGAATTAAACCTGTCGCGCTTGCAATGGTAAATAGCGTCTATCAAAATGTAAAGATACCGGTCGTGGGAATAGGTGGAATAATGAATGCTTCCGATGTAGTTCAATTTATGCTGGTAGGAGCGACCGCCGTCCAATTGGGGACGACAAATTTCATTAATCCCGAATCCTTTAGTGATATTCTTGATGATTTAATTAACATTGCCGAATCAAAAGGATTAAGAAATATATCCGACCTTACGGGTAGGTTAAAAGAATGGGAATAA
- a CDS encoding dihydroorotate dehydrogenase electron transfer subunit → MGRSSVKVLSNRNIARSTFSLTFESTPELFQSKPGQFINIKIRGEEAPLFRRPFSIASVQDNSIEIIYAVIGKGTFYLSNLNTGDYLDIIGPLGSCFKFDTEKSNYLLVGGGVGVPPLLYLADVMNKYEIRPKFLAGFKNSAVCFISDNSKSISVATDDGSRGYHGVVTDLLVERLNESKWDGIYACGPEPMLSVVSEIANKMNMPCSLSVERVFGCGTGICFGCIIDSSLKRYTETGNKYMLACKDGPVFDSTNINI, encoded by the coding sequence ATGGGAAGATCTTCCGTTAAAGTACTGTCGAACAGGAATATCGCACGGAGCACATTCTCTCTGACTTTTGAATCTACTCCTGAGTTGTTTCAATCAAAACCCGGTCAGTTCATCAATATAAAAATTCGAGGCGAAGAAGCGCCGTTATTCAGAAGACCATTCAGTATTGCATCTGTTCAGGACAACTCAATTGAAATAATTTATGCGGTAATTGGCAAGGGAACATTCTATCTGTCAAATCTCAATACGGGCGACTATTTGGATATTATCGGCCCGCTTGGCAGCTGCTTTAAATTTGATACCGAAAAATCCAATTACTTGCTTGTAGGAGGCGGTGTAGGTGTTCCTCCGCTTTTATATCTTGCGGATGTGATGAATAAATACGAAATCAGACCGAAATTTTTGGCAGGATTCAAGAATTCAGCTGTATGTTTTATAAGTGATAATAGCAAATCAATTAGCGTCGCTACAGATGACGGTTCTCGCGGCTATCACGGCGTTGTGACTGATTTACTGGTAGAGCGTCTCAATGAAAGTAAATGGGATGGTATATACGCCTGCGGCCCTGAGCCTATGCTTTCTGTTGTCAGTGAGATTGCGAACAAAATGAATATGCCCTGCTCTCTGTCTGTTGAAAGAGTATTCGGCTGCGGCACCGGCATTTGCTTTGGATGTATAATCGACAGTTCCTTAAAGCGCTATACTGAAACCGGAAATAAATATATGCTGGCTTGTAAAGACGGACCCGTTTTTGATTCTACGAACATAAATATATGA
- a CDS encoding tetratricopeptide repeat protein: MKKTIILFTFLLQISCAYYNTFYNAKKYYNKGREDAEKNISTLISNSEIKNYNLTVEKCESVLVKFPNSRYVDDALLLMSKAQFYLGDYQKSKINLEELVRRFPESNLKDEALLWTGRAVWKLGQFTLAESGITEVLNSTDDRKLLSAGNDMLAEIYRDRNDAENEIKYLRDVIVYSDDNQQKAETYYRIGLILIEQNKFKEAISSFQKVEIQLPTPELLIKAKMENTRALKHMGNTTEALDILQAMLDSRRFKNIWGDIELEIAEIAALTGDVDGAIEQYGAIAITYPKSEVAMDAWLKLAKLHTFPLDNDNKYINYPYGMEYFHRAEKELKKGSYSENSKRNRIKIKGFLQSSDNVDKDKIELIWLSGDEDTASEQWHQFTLSQNERLDGILPARKLKQKKKTQNEIEEEEERNLEEKRLLNQQLFAEQTGFDEKENLPIAKINTENDSLALKNLGNVNIDSTTSDSAMQTELNVVDKKKESPFKNRSKAAVIIELIHNEYLMAEFYQLDLNQPDSARTIYEHILTEYPDSEFAPRSALSLGILQMKTNQTFADSMFNLILTKYPDSPSTIEVNRRLNTLSSRANFRANPESILYEQAYDKAFISKNDKDALKLVALIESNYPGSYIAAKAAYLRAYMIDSSNESPENSLKEYNRVIENYSESEFARESRIRVARLNLIIEKPEENIKDEDQPRNKSSKKSKQIITK, encoded by the coding sequence TTGAAAAAAACAATAATACTTTTCACTTTTTTGCTTCAGATCTCCTGTGCTTATTACAATACATTTTATAACGCAAAAAAATATTATAATAAGGGTCGAGAAGATGCTGAGAAAAATATTTCAACTCTGATTTCAAATTCTGAAATTAAGAATTATAATCTTACCGTTGAAAAATGCGAATCAGTATTAGTAAAATTCCCCAATAGTAGATATGTAGATGATGCGCTTCTTTTAATGAGTAAAGCCCAGTTTTACTTAGGCGACTATCAAAAATCTAAAATCAATTTGGAAGAATTGGTTCGGCGATTCCCGGAAAGCAATCTAAAAGATGAGGCGCTGCTATGGACAGGCAGAGCGGTTTGGAAGTTGGGACAATTCACCTTAGCAGAGAGTGGAATTACAGAAGTGCTCAACAGTACTGATGACAGAAAACTACTCTCAGCGGGAAATGATATGCTCGCTGAAATTTACAGAGACAGAAATGATGCTGAGAACGAAATCAAGTATCTTCGGGATGTTATTGTATATAGTGATGATAATCAACAAAAAGCTGAGACATATTACAGAATCGGATTGATATTAATTGAACAAAATAAATTTAAGGAAGCTATTAGTTCTTTTCAAAAAGTAGAAATTCAATTACCAACTCCTGAGTTATTAATTAAAGCAAAGATGGAGAATACCAGAGCATTAAAGCATATGGGAAATACTACGGAAGCTCTCGATATTCTTCAGGCGATGCTTGATTCCCGGCGATTTAAGAATATTTGGGGAGATATTGAATTAGAAATTGCAGAAATAGCAGCCTTAACGGGTGATGTAGATGGCGCCATTGAACAATATGGCGCGATTGCAATTACCTATCCAAAAAGTGAAGTAGCAATGGATGCATGGTTGAAGCTGGCGAAATTACATACGTTTCCTTTAGATAATGATAATAAATATATCAATTATCCGTACGGTATGGAATATTTTCATAGAGCTGAAAAAGAACTTAAAAAAGGCTCATATTCTGAAAACTCCAAACGAAATAGGATTAAAATAAAAGGGTTCTTGCAATCATCCGATAATGTTGATAAAGACAAAATTGAACTTATCTGGCTTTCAGGTGATGAAGATACGGCAAGTGAACAATGGCATCAATTCACTCTTAGTCAAAATGAGCGATTGGATGGTATTCTTCCGGCAAGGAAACTTAAGCAGAAGAAAAAAACGCAAAATGAAATCGAGGAGGAGGAAGAAAGGAATCTGGAAGAAAAGAGATTATTAAATCAGCAGTTATTTGCAGAACAAACCGGATTTGATGAAAAAGAAAATTTACCTATCGCTAAAATAAATACAGAGAATGATTCTCTCGCTTTGAAAAATTTAGGTAATGTAAACATAGATTCAACTACATCGGATAGCGCGATGCAAACTGAACTTAATGTTGTTGATAAGAAGAAAGAGAGCCCATTTAAAAATAGATCTAAAGCAGCGGTAATCATAGAACTAATTCATAATGAATATCTTATGGCTGAGTTTTATCAATTAGACCTTAATCAGCCCGACTCGGCAAGGACGATTTATGAGCATATTCTTACAGAATATCCGGATTCGGAATTTGCGCCTCGTTCTGCTCTTTCACTTGGTATTCTTCAGATGAAAACCAATCAGACATTTGCTGATTCTATGTTTAATCTTATACTCACAAAATATCCTGATAGCCCCTCTACAATTGAAGTAAACAGGAGATTGAATACTTTGTCCTCCCGGGCTAATTTCCGAGCAAATCCTGAATCGATTTTATATGAGCAGGCTTACGATAAAGCGTTTATAAGTAAGAATGATAAAGATGCTTTAAAACTTGTAGCGTTAATTGAAAGCAACTATCCCGGCTCTTATATCGCGGCAAAAGCTGCATATTTAAGAGCATATATGATAGATAGTTCTAATGAGTCGCCTGAGAACTCACTTAAAGAATATAATCGCGTAATTGAAAATTATTCGGAAAGTGAATTTGCCAGAGAATCCAGAATAAGAGTTGCGCGATTAAACCTTATTATTGAAAAACCTGAAGAAAATATTAAAGATGAAGACCAACCGCGAAATAAAAGTTCAAAAAAGAGTAAACAAATAATCACTAAGTAA
- a CDS encoding DUF4149 domain-containing protein has translation MNLLIISNYLHLISMAAWVGGMLYMVLVEVPVLKNNMEPAEFSNKMSLLGKRFKNIGWILLFLLFATGLLNIILEPDISSMMKSETYRMSITVKLILFTLMVLNTAIHSLYLGPKMSQLSEKMNSGNGDDISSDLLNLRKRSMFSSALSLLLSLVIVYFGLLASQV, from the coding sequence ATGAATTTATTAATTATATCAAATTATCTTCACCTAATATCAATGGCAGCATGGGTAGGAGGTATGTTATATATGGTTCTTGTTGAAGTACCGGTGTTGAAAAATAATATGGAGCCGGCAGAATTCAGTAATAAAATGTCTTTGCTCGGCAAGCGATTTAAAAATATTGGATGGATACTTTTATTCCTTCTTTTTGCAACGGGCTTACTGAATATTATACTTGAACCGGATATTTCATCTATGATGAAATCAGAAACTTATCGTATGAGCATTACTGTAAAGCTAATATTATTTACGTTAATGGTTTTGAATACGGCAATTCATTCTTTGTATTTAGGACCAAAAATGTCTCAACTTTCAGAAAAAATGAACTCCGGAAACGGAGACGATATTAGTTCCGACCTTCTTAATCTGCGAAAGAGATCTATGTTTTCGTCTGCGTTAAGCTTATTACTTTCGTTAGTAATTGTCTATTTTGGATTGCTCGCTTCTCAGGTATAG
- a CDS encoding rhodanese-like domain-containing protein — MLKDKDENIFLLDVRTLEEYYGELGHLPTATLIPHNKLEERLNELSEHKDKKIIAYCRSGVRSVIASEILSKNGYDVYNMTGGMKLFKSTYPNY, encoded by the coding sequence ATGCTTAAAGACAAAGACGAAAATATCTTCTTGCTGGATGTTCGAACGTTAGAAGAGTATTACGGTGAGTTGGGGCATTTGCCTACAGCGACGCTGATTCCGCATAACAAGCTCGAAGAGAGATTGAATGAGCTTTCCGAGCATAAAGATAAAAAGATCATCGCATATTGCAGATCCGGAGTACGGAGTGTAATCGCATCAGAAATTTTATCCAAAAACGGATACGACGTATACAACATGACTGGTGGTATGAAGTTATTTAAGAGTACGTATCCGAATTACTAA